In Silene latifolia isolate original U9 population chromosome 3, ASM4854445v1, whole genome shotgun sequence, a single window of DNA contains:
- the LOC141645915 gene encoding auxin-induced protein 22B-like has translation METNKEESRYHEDTELRLGLPGCSNKRKAFDDRDDSTSGVENDLHQSSPPKKVQAIGWPPIRSYRKNSLHATTSIFVKVSMDGAPYLRKVDLKLYQGYGELIKALEDMFKLKAGKSSKRETETNDGTGYEATYEDKDGDWMLVGDVPWEMFTTSCKRLRILVKGFELKAGLGCLA, from the exons ATGGAAACAAATAAAGAAGAATCGCGTTATCATGAAGATACAGAGTTGCGATTAGGGTTACCGGGTTGTTCTAATAaaagaaaagcctttgatgatcGTGACGATTCTACTTCTGGTGTCGAAAATGACCTCCATCAAAGTTCTCCACCAAAAAA GGTGCAAGCAATCGGATGGCCGCCAATCAGATCATATCGGAAAAATTCGCTTCACGCGACAACAAGCATCTTTGTCAAAGTTAGCATGGATGGAGCTCCATATCTTAGAAAGGTTGATCTTAAGTTATACCAAGGTTACGGTGAACTTATAAAGGCACTTGAAGATATGTTCAAATTGAAAGCTG GTAAATCATCAAAAAGAGAAACAGAAACAAATGATGGAACAGGGTATGAAGCAACTTATGAAGACAAGGATGGAGATTGGATGCTTGTAGGAGATGTTCCATGGGAAATGTTTACTACTTCTTGCAAGAGGCTCCGAATTTTAGTAAAAGGATTCGAACTTAAGGCGGGTTTGGGTTGCTTAGCCTGA
- the LOC141647231 gene encoding auxin-responsive protein IAA4-like, translating to MEMNKNGIEHQDTELRLGLPGTQGSKCANKRSFLDIKEESTSNVEDCATNNTPPPKAQVVGWPPVRSYRKNCIQAIKKEAENGGMYVKVSMDGAPYLRKIDMKLYTCYAQLLKALEDMFKVQVGEYSESEGYNGSEFVPTYEDKDGDWMMVGDVPWEMFINSCKRLRIMKGSDAKGLGCMA from the exons ATGGAGATGAACAAGAACGGAATAGAGCATCAGGATACCGAGTTAAGATTAGGATTACCCGGTACACAAGGATCAAAATGTGCTAACAAGAGGTCATTTCTTGATATCAAAGAAGAGTCTACCTCTAATGTAGAAGATTGTGCTACAAATAACACTCCTCCTCCAAA GGCACAAGTAGTAGGTTGGCCACCCGTTCGATCATACCGCAAAAATTGTATTCAAGCAATTAAAAAAGAGGCCGAAAATGGAGGCATGTACGTAAAAGTAAGCATGGATGGAGCTCCTTATCTTAGAAAGATTGACATGAAGCTCTACACTTGCTATGCACAACTCCTCAAGGCCTTAGAAGACATGTTCAAAGTTCAAGTTG GTGAATACTCCGAGAGTGAAGGCTACAATGGATCGGAATTCGTACCGACTTATGAAGACAAGGATGGAGATTGGATGATGGTAGGAGATGTGCCATGGGAAATGTTCATTAATTCTTGCAAGAGGCTTAGAATTATGAAAGGATCGGATGCTAAAGGCCTAGGTTGTAtggcataa